GACATCCAGATGGTCACCCCCATCACCGCCCGCCTGGGAGCGGTGGAAATAAGCCGCGAGGAGTATCTGCGCCGTCTCAAGCAGGCCGTGGCGCTGCCGCGTTCGTTGGTCTAACGCTCTTTCAGCATTTTCGCAGGGTCACTTTGGAGTTTTCGCCTGTGGACTTGCTGTGTAGGCTTGGTGGCGTTGTCCCTTATGCGACCGAAAAAGGCTGCAAAATCAAGTGGCGGGCAGTCCCCGGCCCCGTCCGTGGAATCGGATGCTTTTGCGACTTCGTGGCATCGCACCGCCATCCGGGGACTCCTGGCAGTGGCAATGGCCAGTGCGCTGTATCTGCTCTACGTTTCACTGAGCGGTGGCGCCGTGGCGGGATGCGGGCCGGATTCGGGTTGTGACCGCGTGTTGCGCAGTCGATGGGCTTACTGGCTGGGAATTCCGGTCAGCGCTCCCGCCTTTCTGGCCTATGGCACTTTGTTCACCTTGCTGACGCTTTACCCCCGACACAACACCGAAGAAAAGCAGCGGCTTTGGGCCGCACTCCTGGTGGTTTCCGTGCTGGTGGTCGGCGCCGCCACTTGGTTTGTGGGGTTGATGCTTTTCGTCATTGATGGCCTTTGCCCTTTCTGCCTGGCCGCGCACGGCTCGGCGGTGGCCGCTGCAATCTGGGTGCTTCGTTTCGCTCCAATCCAAGCCGAGCCTAAATCGCCTCATAAAAAGCAAAAGCTGGTGTACCTGGCGCCATCGCTTGCCCGCTGTGGCCTGGCGGCCGGGCTTGCAGGTGTATGCCTCCTTGTAGGCGGCCAACTGGCTTTCAAGAAATCCGGGCATGTCATCAAATCTCTGGGAGCGGAGGCCGTCGCACATGTTTCCACCTCCAACGCACCGCCCCCCTTGCCCCAAACCAATGCCGCCACCGCTGCGCCGACAGCGCAAGCCATCACGGCGCCAACCGTACCCACCGGCAATCTGGCAGTTGCCACACCCCCGCCGCCCCCGCCGTCGCTTCCTCCAAGCAACGTGAACTCGGTGAGCGCCATACCTCGCAAAGGTCGTATCATCACCACCCATCAAGGCGCATTCCGGTTCAATCTGGATGAAGTGCCATTGTTTGGCTCGGCCGATGCTCCCTTTGTCATCGTGAGCCTGTTTGATTACACCTGCCACCATTGCCACATCATGCACGCTCACCTGCAAACTGCCCTGCAATATTTCAGCAACCGCCTGGCCATCATCAGCCTGCCCATGCCGTTGGACAGCACCTGCAACCCCTTGGTGCGCCGTACTCACCCCACGGCCAGCAATGCCTGCGTGTACGCCCGGCTAGGGTTGGCTGTCTGGCGCGCCAACCGGGAGCGCTTCCGGCAATTCGACGACTTCATGTTCTCACGACCAGTGCCGCCACCGGTCAGTGAGGCCAGTGATTATGCCGCCAACCTGGTAGGAGCAGATGCTCTAGGACGGGCACTGGCCGACCCATGGATTGAGGAACGCCTGCGCACCAGCATCTCCCTTTATCACACGAATGCGCTCATCTTGGGCACCGGCGCCATGCCACAATTGGTGTTGGGCAACAAGGCCGTGTCCGGCAGCCTCAACAGTCCGGGAGAGCTTATCCGGATTCTCAACGAGAACTTGATTAAACCTTGAGCGGGGCAAAAAGGCTTACTGAGGTGCGTTCACCTTCCGCTCCAATTCTGCAACAAGGGCGATTTGCGCCTGAACCGCAGGGTGCGCTTCTTTGCAGGTGCGGCGCAGCTCCGCCAGTTTCTCGCGCGCCAACACCAGCTCGGCAGCGGGGCTTGATGTCATCTGGCGCCGGCGTTCCAATTCCGCCAGACGCCGCAATTCGGCCTGCACTGCCGGATGGGCTTCCTTGCAGGTGCGGCGCAGCTCAGCCAGGCGGGCTTGTGCCGCTTCCATGGCGGCTTGCACGTCTTTGTCCGAGGCAGGCTGCGCCGTCAACATGGCGGCCAGTCCCACAAGCGACAAAGAGCTTATGGCGGCGACTTTTCGCACGGCCAAAAGTTATCCGTTATCCTGAATTCCGCAAGCCTCTCAAGAAAAAGGCGGCTGGATTCTCCAGCCGCCTTTGCGTAATTAGGCAAGGTCTGTCCCAAGAGCCGGCTTACACCAACCCCTGATCCAGCATGGCATCGGCCACCTTGACGAAACCGGCGATATTGGCGCCGACCACATAATTGCCCGGCTGGCCGTATTCGGCGGCGGTTTCGCTGACATTCTTGTGAATGGTGACCATAATACGGTGCAACTTCTGGTCCACTTCCTCGCGACTCCAGCTCATGCGCATGGAGTTCTGCGACATTTCGAGGCCTGAGGTTGCCACGCCGCCGGCATTGGCGGCCTTGCCCGGCCCGTAAAGAATCTTCTTCGCCAGGAACACCTCGACGCCTTCGGGATCCGTCGGCATGTTCGCGCCTTCGGCCACCAGGAAGCAGCCGTTGTTGACAAGCGTACGGGCATCCTCGCCGCTGATTTCGTTCTGAGTGGCGCTGGGGAACGCGCAATCGCACGGCACTTCCCACGGACGGCGGCCGTCCACGTACTTGGCGCCAAATTTGTCGGCGTATTCCTTGATGCGGCCGCGGCGGACGTTCTTGAGGTCCATAACCCAGGCCAGTTTTTCATCATCAATGCCGTCTTTATCGTAAATGTAGCCGTTGGAGTCAGACAGGGTCACCACCTTGGCGCCGAGCTGATTGAGTTTCTCCACGGTGTACTGGGCCACGTTGCCCGAGCCGCTGACGGTGCACACCTTGCCTTCAAAGGACAGACCGCGGGTCTTGAGCATCTCCTGGGCGAAATACACCGCACCATAGCCCGTTGCCTCAGGACGAATTAGCGAGCCGCCCCAGTTCAGACCCTTGCCTGTCAGCACGCCGTTAAACTGTTTGGTCAGGCGCTTGTATTGGCCAAACAGGAAGCCCACTTCGCGGCCACCCACGCCAATGTCGCCCGCCGGCACGTCCACATCGTCGCCAATGTGCCGATACAGCTCGGTCATGAAAGACTGGCAGAAGCGCATGACTTCATTGTCCGACTTGCCTTTGGGGTCAAAATCCGAACCGCCCTTGCCCCCGCCCATGGGCAGGGTGGTGAGGGAATTCTTGAAGATTTGCTCAAAGGCCAGGAACTTCAAAATGCTGGCGCAAACAGTGGGGTGGAAGCGCAGGCCGCCTTTATAGGGGCCGAGAGCGCTGTTGAACTGAATGCGGAAACCGCGGTTCACCTGTACCTGGCCTTTATCGTCCAGCCAGGGCACACGGAAGATGACCTGCCGCTCCGGCTCGACAATCCGCTCCAGGATTTTGCCGTCGCGATACTTCTTGTGGCGTTGAATTGCCGGCTCGATGGATTCGAGCACTTCGGTCACCGCCTGCAAGAATTCCGGCTCATTGGGATTGCGCCGGCGCACAATTTCGAGGGTTTCTTGGATGAGTCCCATAAGTTTGGTTAGGGGTTGAGGGTTTGACCATCCGCCGCCGGGGCAATGAATCCCGGCGCCGGCCAGCCGCCCACCGCTGCCGCGGGGGTTGTGGAGGCATAGCCCCGCCCCATCCGCAGGGTGAGGGCGGCAGAGAGCGGCTGGTTCAAGGTCCACAACATATTGTAAGACGGACTAATGTATGGAAATCTACCAAAAGTTTGTCGAACAATTATTTATTGAACACACAAAGTATTAGCCTAATATATAATTGTAACTTTGTTTTAAGCGTTTCTTATGGATTTGACGACGTGCTGCCCACCCGGCAAACCACTCGCATACAAACGTTTCCCACCCTAGATGAGGCGTATCTGGCGTTGTTCCCGCTCCAGCGCCTCACTCACGGAAGTCAGCCGTGCCCGGCGCCGCTCCATGATGTTCTTGTCCAAAGCCGGATCATAGGGAACGGGGTAACGCCCGTCGTAACAGGCCATGCAGAAACAGGAGGCGGGGCGTCCAGTGGCGGCCACCATCCCTGCCTGGGAAAGGTAATGCAGAGAATCCGCATTGAGGTAGCGGCGGATTTCGTCTTGCGAACAATTGGCCGCCATGAGCTTGCTGCGGTCGGGAAAATCAATGCCATAGACACACGGATGCATGTGCGGCGGGCAACTGACCAGCACATGCACTTCGCGCGCGCCGGCCTCTTTCAGATTATGCACCCGGGTGCGGCAGGTCGTGCCTCGCACAATCGAATCATCCACGATAATCACCCGTTTGTCGCGCACGAGGTCGGGGATGAGATTCAATTTAACCCTCACGTTCATGTCGCGGATTAACTGGGTGGGTTGCAAAAAGCTGCGGCCAATGTAGTGATTGCGCACAAAGGCCATTTCAAACGGAATGCCACTCTCCAGGGAATACCCCAGCGCGGCGCAATTGCCGCTGTCCGGCACCGGCACCACGACATCGGCCTCGATGCGGTGTTCGCGCGCCAGTTGGCGGCCCATTTCCACGCGGACTTTGTAAACATTGCGACCCGCAATGTGGCTGTCCGGCCGCGCAAAATAAACATACTCGAAAATGCAGAAAGCCTCGCGCTGGTGTTCCGGAAAGGCCTGAATGCTTTTCAGCCCCGCCCGGCTGATGACCACGATTTCTCCCGGCTCCACGTCTCGCAAGTAGCGGGCATGAATTAAATCAAACGCGCACGTCTCACTGGAAAGGACATAAGCGCCGTCCAGGGTCCCAAGGGCCAGCGGACGGAACCCATGGGGGTCACGCACGCCAATCAATTCATTTTCAGTCAGGATGACCAGTGAGAAGGCCCCCTCGATGCGTCGCACCGTTTGAATGAGGTTGTTTTCCGCCCCCCCCAGCGAAGGCTGGGCCAGCAGGTGGAGGATGATTTCGCTGTCCACCGTGGTTTGGAAAATGGAGCCGTGCCCCTCCAGTTGCTCGCGCAAAATGGCGGCATTGGTGAGATTGCCGTTATGGGCAATGCCAATCTGGCCCCGGGCGCAATCCACCGTCAGCGGCTGCGCATTGCGCAGGTGAGAGGAACCAGTGGTGGAATATCGTGTGTGCCCAATGGCCGCGTGCCCCGTCAGGTGCCGCAACACATCGGCGCCAAACACCTGCGAGACCAGTCCCATTCCCCGGTGCACATGAAACTGGTGGTTTTCATCGCAGGTGACAATGCCTGCGCTCTCCTGCCCGCGATGCTGCAGGGCATACAATCCATAGTAGGTTAATTCCGCGGCGTTCGGATGTCCAAAAACGCCGAATACGCCGCAATAATGTTTGGGGTGGTACGGCATAGATGCGTGCCCAATGCCCCCCTATTCCAACGGCTTTATGCCGCCTGCGCAAGTGCAATTACGCAGCGTTGGCCGCCGGGCGCCATCCGGCGTAATTTTGATTGAATATTTTGCCGCAATAAGCATCAATTGTTTTGCAGTCCTGTTGCATTAGCCGACATGAAACCGACGTCCGGCGCCATGCTGCCCAAGTTGTCTGCCGCCCAACGCGAGGCGTTGATCAGCCTGTTGGCGGACGACGACCCTGCCATTTACCAGTCCGTGCGGCAAAAGCTGCTGGCTTACGGGCATGAGGCCGCCGATTGGCTGCGCCCGCACCTGGCCAGCCCCGATCCGCTGCTGCGCCAGCGTGCCAAAAGCATTGTCATCCATTTTGCCCGACAGGATGCGGACAATGAATTTCTCGCCTTCTGCCTCCGGCAGGGCGACGATTTTGATTTGGAAGAAGGGGCGTGGCTGCTCGCGCGCACCCAGTATGCCGACATTCAAGTCGAAGGCTACCGGGCGTTGCTGGACTATTTTGCTCAGGAATTGCGGAGTCGCTTCCGGCACAGCACCCATGCCGCGCAAATGCTCGGCGTGATGAACGACTTTTTGTTCGTGGAGGAGCAGTTTCACGGCAACGAGGAGGATTATTACCATCCGGACAACAGTTACTTAAACCGGGTGATTGACCGCCGGATGGGCAACCCCATTGGTCTGTGCACGGTGTATTTGCTCATTGCCCGGCGGTTGAAAATGCCGGTGGCCGGCATCGGTCTGCCGGGGCATTTCATTTGCCGTTACCAGTCGGCCACAGAAGAGATTTACATTGATCCTTTCAATGGCGGACGGTTGCTGACCAAATCGGATTGTGTGAAATATTTGCACACACATCATCACGGCCTGTATGATGAATTTTTAACCCCGGTTTCCCCGCGGCGCATGCTTATGCGGATGTGCTCCAACTTGCACCAAATTTACCAGCAAAACCACCAATCCGAAGAAGCCATGCGGTTGCAGCGTTACCTGGTGGCCCTGGCTCGATAAGGCCAATCCGGTTATTTTAACGCTGAGAGGCAGCCAGTACTTCAATCAAGTAACGGAGTTCCTCCTGCAAATCAGCTCCTTCACTCAACGTTTGAGCAATCTCCGTCTTCACAGCGTGTCGAAAACGTTTGCGCAGCCGATGCACAGCCACTTTGAAGGCGCTTTCGCTTAACTGCAAACGTTCGGCCGCGGCCTTGGCGTCCAAGGTGGCCGCTTCCCCCGCCAGCCAGGGTTTCAGCACCGCATAATGGTCCGCGCGCCCTTCTGCTGTCATTTGCCTTTCCAAAGCCGTCAGGGCACGGGCCATGACCGTCAGGGCCCACTGCCGGTCAAACCAAGTGTCCAGCACAGGTAAAGAGACGGCCTCGGCCGCCATGTCGTGCAAGGTGGCAAGAGAATCTGAAGATGCGTCCAGAGATTGGATATCTGCTGCTCCCCCGCGTTTTATCCGGGCCTCTTTTCTACGCCGGTCAGTCAGAAAATGCTTCAAAGCGCCCAATAAATAAGAACGAAAACGACCCTTGGCTGGATCGGCACTATTCATTTGTCCCCCTTGCAGCAGCCGGGCAAAGAATTCATGAGCCAATTCACGCGCGACGTCTTCTTCATGGCCTTCCCGTTGTAAAAAGCGCACCACCGGTTGATAATAGGCCGCGCACAGTTCATTCAGGGCGGCACGCGCCTCGGGCGTGGCTCCCTGACTGCGCAGAACCAGCGTCCAGCGCGTCGGACCAAACTCGTGACCGTGTGAACAATGCGAGGGATTCACCGCGTGCTGTTAACGTCGGGCAAACGGCTTTCGACCGTCACCTGTATCGGCTTTTGATTTGTCATGGCCCACGAAAAAAGGTCCCGCCGCTCGCCGGCGCGCAAGGTCAAGGTACGCCCCACCCATAACGTGCGATTGGTTTGCAGTAATTGCCGCGCCACTTTCTCGTCCATCATGGCAGGCAGTCCGACAGTGGCGCGATATGTGACGAGCGGGAGACCCCCGCCCCCTTCTTTGCGCTCAAACCGGGTGCTGGCAGAGCTGACCCAAGCATCCCGCACCGGACTTTGCAGGCGGAAAACCTCCTGGGCACTGTTGGTATTAAGCCGGTAATCAAACCCCAGGCAGAACCGCTGGCCTTCCTGCCAAAGAACCACGTCCGTAAAGGTTAAACTGGTCAAAGGCACTTGCGTGACCGGCACGGCGCCCACCGCCGCCTCCAACAGCATGCCCGCGTCTCCCACCGGCACTCTGAAGATGGGGAGTTCCTTGCCCGGTCGCACCTCCAGAGGCTGTGCCACCAGGGACACGGCAAGGCTCTGGGCCAGCTCAGCCGCTTGGGGAGCAGATAGATTGACTGGCAGGCGAATCAGCGCTCGTTCGTGGCGCACCGCCACCAGCCCTGCCACCCCCTCGCGCAAATGAACACGGCGTGTTTCAGTTGCAAATCCATCGGCTTGTGCCCTAAAAATGACCACCCAGTTCGTGTCCAGATTTGCCACGTAGTCAATCTTCAACCAATGCGCGCTCTCCACTTGGGAAATACCGATTTCCGTAATGGTGAAACGCGCTGCCAGGGTGGCTTCGCCTGGCGTGGCGGGTTGACTGGTGGCGGCTGCCTGAAGCAGTTCCAATGATTCCTGCCAGTTTGTCCCGCCGCCAATGAGCGGGGATTGACCCATAACCAGGTGACGAAAACGATGCGCGTAACCCACGCGGAGAAACAAAGTTTCCAACTTGTTGCCGATGCGGGTTTGCCGCCAAGGTATTTCCACATAATCCTGAGCTGGCTGAGGCAAGGGTACGCGTAAAGGTGGAGGATTGCCGGGCTGAAACTGGAGGTCACCTAACCGGGCATGGCCCGCCACCACTTCTCGACCGTCCGATGTGCTGATTTTCAAGGCATACTGGGGATTGCCTCCGGCGGTCTTGGCGTCTTCCGCCAGTTCCAGTTGCAGTTTAGCCGAGACATGCTCGTCATCCGGAGCGACGATAAATCCACCCAATTCAGGCGCCGAATTGGTTCCCAGGATTAAAATCACCGTGGCCGCCTGGCCTTTGGGCACTTTGAGGTGGACTTCTCCCATCCCCGAACGCTGGTTGTTTTCCTGATCTCTGCGGGTGGTCGGGTGCAAATGAACGTTTTTGAACTCCGTCCACTGATAAGGACGCACTTCAAAATTGAAGTTTCGGATGTCGCCAAGGGGGCGTTGGCGAAAAGTTACCTGAAGGTGCCTGTTGGACTCCCGTAACAAACGCCCCACTTCCTTGGTGCCATCGGACAGCGTGGCGGTAATTTGTATTTGGAACAAATCCCGCCTGGGACATTCGTAGCTGGCTTGTAACAAAAGGTGGCCGCCTTTGTCCTCCACAGTGCCATGAAAAGCAATTTTCCACGGTATTGCGTCTAAATACACCGAATAGGAAGAGGAGGCCGCAGAAGAATCCTGGGCTAAGGTGCGCCAAGGCCCCCTGGCCATGCCGGCGTAAATCGTCGTAGTTTTCCTGTCCACCGGAAACGCCGCGTTCAGGAGGTAAAACATCGAGCCTGCCGTATCCGATGGATTATTAACGGTCTGCCCACTCCAACCACGAGCATCGGGCAACAATAGACGAGGTCCGGCATCTCCCGGCTCGAACCCATGCAATTCCAGCACCATTTGCACGGTGCGTTCGTCAGGAGAAAGGCTGCGTTGACTCTGTTCGCCTTTCATTTGCACAGCCGGTGCTGTGTCCACCGGAGAGCCATCCGGCTGCCACCAGTTACCGTCAGTGGGATGGGTGGACAAGGCCGCCAGCTTTACCATTCCTTCAGGCAATGGGTCTCCTCTTTGCAGCGGGGAAGGCACTTGACTCATACGCGGAGACCGGAGAAAAAGATAAAAAGAAAAGGGGGTGAACACAGCCAACCCAATGACCAGAAAAACCGCAAAAATCCATTTTAGCACTCCCCGCCGTTGCTTGGGCGGCGCGTTGGCGGCCCAACGGCTGGTGGCATAGACCGCCCATAGAGCAAAAGTCAGGGTGCCTGCGGGCAACAGCCACGCCAGCATCTTCAGGGCAAGGGAAGGCTGCCCGACCACGATATTGGTAAATGGAAAGGCTACGGCAATGACGGCCAATAACATCAAGGGACAACCCAAAGCCCCATAGACCGCCAGCGGCACCCCCCTCAACCTTCCGCCACCGCTGCGAATATCACTCAGGGCCACCCATCCTAAAATGGTCCCCGCCATCCCAGCCAGGCATGCCGGCCCGCCAAATACAAGCAATTCCATAAGCCCTAAACCGCCCCCACCAGCCAAGACCAAAATCAAAGGCACGCTCACCAGCACCCACGCCAGACCAGTCAATGCCGCACTGATGATGGCCTTCATGGAATACTTGGGCGACGAGGATACGACTGTGCCGCCGGGACCAACCATCGGCGCAATCGAAGATTGAAAGAAGATGGCGCGACGTTCCTTGCGTCTGCGCCAAAACAACCATCCGCCCACCCAAAGGCCCGGCAGCAGCGCCAGGAGATAGGGAAGCAGGTCTTCTATATACCCCCCCGGCGGACGCCCTTTAAGAGCGGAAGCAAAAATGATGGGCAAAATCGAGCACACCCCTAAAACCAAAAAGAAATAGACATGCCGGGGCGCAAAGCGCGAAGCCGGCATCTGCAGCTCGCGCGCGGGTATTTCCGGGGGCAACGAACCCGTCGCCCGGCGCACAATTTCGCCCACTGCCTCGCGCCACTCCCGAGTGATTTGATTGCAATCCCCGGCAGTTGCCGCAGAAGAAGGACTCAAGGTAAATAACAATGTGCGCAAATGATTACCGGTAAAATAGGTTACCGCCAGGAAATCCATCCCACCGCCCTTGACCCAGGAGGGATACCGACCAAGCCCCAAGCCCCGGATATTCGCGGCCGGAATACTGAGTTGCTTTTTCCCCTGAACGCATATCAGGCAATCGGGATACAGTTTCAAACTGCCCGTCCCCAGGAAAACGGAAACCAGGCGTCCGGCCATGGTGCAGGCATTTTCCAAGGTGCCGAAGTGGCAGCGCGTTTCTTTGAGCAGTCTCGGCCACACCGTCTGGGCGCCAACCGCCGCTCCACTGTGCGTAAGATGTTCCACCTCACTTTTGACAGCCTTCGCACTTTGATACCGTTTCTCCCGGTCCTTTTCCAATGCACGAAAGACCACGTCATCCACCGATGGGCTCACCGGCGTGCGGGCAGAAGGCGGCTCGAAACGACCAATGGGCAGTTCTCCCGTCAACATTTCGTAAAACACCACGCCCAGGGAGTAAATGTCCGCGCGATGGTCCACCCGGTTGGGCGATTCCAACTGCTCCGGCGCCATGTAATGCGGTGTCCCCAGGGTGGCGCCCGTCCCGGTCAACGTCACTTCGGGCCGCTCCTCCCCCACCAGCTTGGCAATGCCGAAGTCGGCGATTTTCACCCGCCCTTTTGCATCGAGCAGAATATTTTCGGGTTTGATGTCCCGATGCAACACGCCTTGTTCATGGGCGTATTGCAGGGCCTCGCAGATTTTGGGCACAATGGCCAGGGCCTCGCTGGGAGAAAACCTGCCTGCCTGCATGGCCTGGCGCAGGTTGACCCCGTCCACATATTCCATCAGCAGAAAATAAAACTCATCAGTTTTCCCGAAGTCATACACACTGACGATGTTGGGATGGTTTAATTTGGCCAACACCCGCCCCTCCCGATTGAAACGCTCGGCGAAATGCGGATCGCGCGCCAGCTTGTCGGGCAGCAATTTTAACGCCACCCACCTATCCAGGTGGGGCTGGCGCGCTTTGAACACAAATCCCATGCCTCCCCGGCCAATTAACTCCACGACCTCCAATTGTGGAAAAGCTGCTGCAATGCGTTGCAGCGAGGGGATTTCGGACGTGGCGGTAGGACTTAACCCTTCGCCGCCCGTGGGTGCTGCGGCATTGGCCATGACGCACCGCGGGCACAATCCCTCCGGGGCTTCGGCTGGTACTTCTGCTCCACACTGGGGGCACCTTTTCGGTCCTGCATTTTGAGTTGTCATTCTGACCTCTTCCTGAGGTCTTTGGAGGACAGGGTTACAGGAAAAATAACGCGGATAACTGATTTTGGCCACTTTATGTTTTGTCTCCCCACGGGCGCCTGCCATTCCGGAAGGTTTTGGCCAGTAAAATTGATTTGCGGCAAACTCGCTTCCTTCTCATAGTCGCGGCTTATGAAGTCCATGACGGGTTATGGGCATGCAGAATGTGCCCGTGACGGTTACAAAGTCGGCGTCGAAATCAGTTCGGTCAACCGCAAGCAGCTCGACCTGACCGTTTCCCTGCCGCGTGATTTGGAGGTCCTGGAAGCGCAGGTGCGCGACTTGGTGGCCCAATCCCTTTCTCGCGGCAAGGTCACCGTGCGCGTAACCTTGGAACTGGCCGGTGACAACGGCGGCGGCTCTCCCCGTTTGAATCATGAACTGGCCCGCGCCTACCTGAAGGAATTTCAACACCTGGCCCGCGAGTTGAAACTGGCCGGTTCAGTAACGCTGGAGATGTTAATCCAGGCTCCCGGCGTGCTGGACTCTCGCATGGCAGCACCCGAGGCAGAATCCTTCTGGCCGGCATTGCATCACGCGTTGCGGCAAGCCCTGGCGGCACTTCTGCGAACACGTCAGCGCGAGGGAGTCCACCTGGAAAAGGACCTGGCACGGCGTATTCAAATTATGCGCCGAAGCACCGCGCGCATCCGGCGCCGTGCGCCTCAGGTGCAACGGCGTTATCTAGAACAACTGCGGGAGCGCCTGCAAGCCGCCGGCCTGCCCAGCCCCCCGGCAGACGACGAGCGGTTGTTGAAGGAAATCGTCCTGTTTGCGGATCGTTCGGACATCAGCGAAGAGCTGGCGCGCCTGGAAAGCCATTTCCAGCAATTCGAGGATGCCCGTCAATCCAACGAGCCGGTGGGCCGCCTGCTGGACTTTCTGGCACAGGAAATGAACCGGGAAATCAACACCATTGGCTCCAAAGCTAATGATGCCCAGATTTCCCGCGAGGTGGTACTGCTGAAAACCGAATTGGAGAAGTTCCGGGAGCAGGCCATGAATGTCGAATAGGCGGCCGGTGCTGGGTGATGTACGGCAAGTGCCAGGGCGCGCCTTCCGGCCTCAAGGGGTGGCGGACAGCTCGCGCAGCCGCTCGATACGGCGGTCGCAATATTCGGCTAAAACGGGCAAAAGATTTTTCAGCCTTTGGTAAATGGCCTGGGCCGCGGCAAATTCCCGTTGATTTTCTTTCAAGGCCGCCGCTGCCAAACCCGCCCGCCGCAGCCAGAATGGGTCGGCCGTCTCGTCCTCGTTCAAGTTGCGTCCGTAAAGCACATTGCGGTAGTGCTCAAATGCTTCGGCGAGGAGAGCCTCCCGCTGGGCGGGTTGCAAGGCGGCCTGTTTTTCCCGCACCATCCCCAAGCCCACCTCGGCCTGGCTCCGTACGGAGACTTCAGCGGTATTGGTCATGGCCAGTTGATAATACTCCGCGGCGCTGTCGTAGAATTTGGGGTCCTGAGCCGCCAATTGAAAATAACAATCTCCGATGCGGCCCCAAGCCGCCGGCACCAGCGGGCTGGTGGGGTCGGTTTGCGGGATTTTACTCAGGATGGTGATGGCGTTGGCAAATTGCTCATAAACATTGGTAGCCCCAAAGACCGGAAGGTCCACCATGGTATCCCCATACGCGAAGTAGGCAGATAACAACAAGGGCGTGGG
This is a stretch of genomic DNA from Fontisphaera persica. It encodes these proteins:
- a CDS encoding serine/threonine-protein kinase, whose translation is MANAAAPTGGEGLSPTATSEIPSLQRIAAAFPQLEVVELIGRGGMGFVFKARQPHLDRWVALKLLPDKLARDPHFAERFNREGRVLAKLNHPNIVSVYDFGKTDEFYFLLMEYVDGVNLRQAMQAGRFSPSEALAIVPKICEALQYAHEQGVLHRDIKPENILLDAKGRVKIADFGIAKLVGEERPEVTLTGTGATLGTPHYMAPEQLESPNRVDHRADIYSLGVVFYEMLTGELPIGRFEPPSARTPVSPSVDDVVFRALEKDREKRYQSAKAVKSEVEHLTHSGAAVGAQTVWPRLLKETRCHFGTLENACTMAGRLVSVFLGTGSLKLYPDCLICVQGKKQLSIPAANIRGLGLGRYPSWVKGGGMDFLAVTYFTGNHLRTLLFTLSPSSAATAGDCNQITREWREAVGEIVRRATGSLPPEIPARELQMPASRFAPRHVYFFLVLGVCSILPIIFASALKGRPPGGYIEDLLPYLLALLPGLWVGGWLFWRRRKERRAIFFQSSIAPMVGPGGTVVSSSPKYSMKAIISAALTGLAWVLVSVPLILVLAGGGGLGLMELLVFGGPACLAGMAGTILGWVALSDIRSGGGRLRGVPLAVYGALGCPLMLLAVIAVAFPFTNIVVGQPSLALKMLAWLLPAGTLTFALWAVYATSRWAANAPPKQRRGVLKWIFAVFLVIGLAVFTPFSFYLFLRSPRMSQVPSPLQRGDPLPEGMVKLAALSTHPTDGNWWQPDGSPVDTAPAVQMKGEQSQRSLSPDERTVQMVLELHGFEPGDAGPRLLLPDARGWSGQTVNNPSDTAGSMFYLLNAAFPVDRKTTTIYAGMARGPWRTLAQDSSAASSSYSVYLDAIPWKIAFHGTVEDKGGHLLLQASYECPRRDLFQIQITATLSDGTKEVGRLLRESNRHLQVTFRQRPLGDIRNFNFEVRPYQWTEFKNVHLHPTTRRDQENNQRSGMGEVHLKVPKGQAATVILILGTNSAPELGGFIVAPDDEHVSAKLQLELAEDAKTAGGNPQYALKISTSDGREVVAGHARLGDLQFQPGNPPPLRVPLPQPAQDYVEIPWRQTRIGNKLETLFLRVGYAHRFRHLVMGQSPLIGGGTNWQESLELLQAAATSQPATPGEATLAARFTITEIGISQVESAHWLKIDYVANLDTNWVVIFRAQADGFATETRRVHLREGVAGLVAVRHERALIRLPVNLSAPQAAELAQSLAVSLVAQPLEVRPGKELPIFRVPVGDAGMLLEAAVGAVPVTQVPLTSLTFTDVVLWQEGQRFCLGFDYRLNTNSAQEVFRLQSPVRDAWVSSASTRFERKEGGGGLPLVTYRATVGLPAMMDEKVARQLLQTNRTLWVGRTLTLRAGERRDLFSWAMTNQKPIQVTVESRLPDVNSTR
- a CDS encoding YicC/YloC family endoribonuclease produces the protein MKSMTGYGHAECARDGYKVGVEISSVNRKQLDLTVSLPRDLEVLEAQVRDLVAQSLSRGKVTVRVTLELAGDNGGGSPRLNHELARAYLKEFQHLARELKLAGSVTLEMLIQAPGVLDSRMAAPEAESFWPALHHALRQALAALLRTRQREGVHLEKDLARRIQIMRRSTARIRRRAPQVQRRYLEQLRERLQAAGLPSPPADDERLLKEIVLFADRSDISEELARLESHFQQFEDARQSNEPVGRLLDFLAQEMNREINTIGSKANDAQISREVVLLKTELEKFREQAMNVE